The Lathyrus oleraceus cultivar Zhongwan6 chromosome 5, CAAS_Psat_ZW6_1.0, whole genome shotgun sequence genome includes the window AAAGAGAAGCAACAGACTTCAATCATGGCTACAACCACGGATGGCAACTTCGTGCAACCTGCAATTTCAAAATTGAGTGAGCATTATGATCATTGGGTAATGCTCATGGAGAATTTTTTAAGGTCAAAGGAGTATTGGAATCTTATAGATCCAGGGGTTCCTCAACATGCTGATGGTACTGTATTAACGGAGAACGAGAAAAAAACGGCGAACGAGCTTAAGCTAAAAGATTTGAAGGTAAAGAATTACCTCTTTCAAGCAATCGATCGATCTGTGCTTGAAACAAAGGAGACATCAAAAGAGATTTGGGATTCCTTAAAACAGAAATACCAAGGCACTGCTAGAGTGAAGCAAGCACAGCTTCAAGCCCTGCGACGTGAGTGGGAGATTTTGCAGATGAAGAATGGAGAATCAGTTAATGACTATTTTGCTCGAACTCTCACTATTGCAAATAAGATGCGAATGTACGGTGAACAAATGTCAGATCTTACTGTTGTCGAAAAGATTCTTCGCTCAATGACCTTCAGGTATGATTATGTAGTGTGTTCTATTGAAGAATCTCATGTTTTGGATTCCATGACTATAGATGAACTCCAAAGTAGTTTGTTGGTACACGAACAACGAATGAATGGGCACAATTCACATGAAGAGCAAGTGTTGAAAGTAACTCGAGATGAGACAAATACTGATCGTGGTCGTGGAAGAAGTGACTTTCGGAGTGGATTTGCTCGAGGAAGAGGCAGAGGAGGCAGACAACGAGTAGACAAGGCAGTAGTGGAATGTTATTACTGTCATGAGTTTGGACATTTTCAATATGAATGCCCAAAGAAACCACAGAACAGCATTGCAAATTATGTTGAGACCAATGAGGAAGCAGTGTTACTCATGGCACAACTTTCATCAGAGGgaaaatcaaacacacaagacaTGTGGTTCATCGATTCAGGCTGCAGCAACCACATGACAGGAAGAAAGGGTTGGTTCTCCTCCATTGATGAAAGTTTTTCAGATGAAGTGAAATTAGGGAATAATTATGCTCTAAAGGTATGTGGAAAAGGTATGGTTAAACTTTTGATAAACGGAGTTGTGCATTTTCTAAATGATGTATTTTATGTACCTGAGCTGAAAAATAATTTATTTAGTGTGGGGCAACTTCTAGAAAAAGGGTTAACAATTGAAATGAAGCAAAACAAGTGTAGAGTGTTTAAAGAAAATGACCTTATTTTTGAAACCTACATGACTACTAATCATATGTTTTCTATTCATGTAAAATCCGGAGTCTCCCAATCCTGCTTTCAGGTCAGTTCTGTGCCACCAACTCAAGTATGCACTCTCGTTATGGTCACTTGAGCTACAATGGACTGAAAACTTTAATGGAGCATGACATGGTGAAAGGGTTGCCCTCCTTTAAACCAACATCTCAACTTTGTGAACATTGCCTCAAAGGGAAACATCAATGAGACCCTTTTCCACGACAAAGTAATTGGCGGGCATCTCAGTTGTTGCAGTTAATTCACTCAGATATTTGTGGTCCTATCAATCCTACATCCAATGGAAATAAAAAGTACATACTCACTTTCATTGATGATTTAAGTAGAAAAGTATGGGTATATTTTCTTATGGAGAAAAGTGAAACTTTTGGTGCATTTGAAGAGTTTAAAACATTAGTTGAAAAACAAGTTGGCGCTCCCATTCAAATATTACGTACCGATAGAGGGGGGAGAGTATCTTTCTAAAGAGTTTGCTGAATTTTGCAGTAAACATGGTATTGAAAGGCAACTCACTGCTTCATACACGCCACAACAAAATGGCGTGGCTGAGAGAAAAAATCAAACGATTATAAATATGGTTCGCAGTGTTTTGGTGAAAAAGGGAGTTCCAAGATCTTTTTGGCCAGAAGCTGTAAAATGGGTGATTCATATTTTAAACAGAAGCCCGACTCTTGCTGTCAAGAACGTCACACCAGAGGAAGCGTGGAGCGGAATTAAGCCGTTTGTTTCATATTTTAGAATCTTTGGCAGCATTGGATACGTTCATGTACCTGATCAGAAAAGGAGCAAACTTGATGATAAAAGTATCAAATGTGTGTTGTTGGGTGTAAGTGAGGAGTCTAAGGCCTATAAACTTTATGATCCAATCAAGAAGAAAATTTGGATCAGTAGAGATGTTAAATTCCAGGAGGATGCTGCCTGGGATTGGGGTGAAACAAAAACAAGCATAACACTTGATACAAGTGAGTTGAATCCTTTGGAAGAATCTAGTCAAGAAGATGATGAGATAATCCAAAATTCTAATGATACAACAGCAACTACAAGTGATGCAGCTCCAAACTCAACTTCAAATATGTTGGATTCCAACATATCAAGAGCTTCAGAAAATTCAGCTCAAGGGAGGACTAGAAGACCACCAATATGGATGAGAGATTATGTCACTGGTGATGATTTAACGGAGGAAGATGCAATGAATTTTTCCATGTTTACATGTTCAGATCTAGTAACATATAAACAAGCATAAAAAATTCAGCATTGGAGGGATGCAATGAATGCTGAAATTCAAGCAATTCAAAGGAATGATACATGTGAGCTAATTGATCCACCACCAAATTGCAAAGTTGTAGGAGTCAAGTGGATTTTCAAAACTAAGCTGAAGGAGACAGGGGAGATTGACAAATTCAAGGCTAGACTCGTAGCAAAAGGCTACACTCAAGAGGAAGGCATAGATTACAGTGAGATCTTTGCGCCGGTCACTCGTCTTGAAACCATCATAACTGTTGTTGCATTGGCAGCTACAAAAAGGTGGGGTATTCATCAACTTGATATTAAATCAGCTTTTTTACATGGAGCAATCAACGAAAATGTCTACCTAGAGTAGCCACCAGGTTATGTATCTCGAGGATGTGAGCATCAAGTATACAAGCTTAAGAAGGTCTTGTATGGCCTTAAGCAGACTCCTAGAGCCTGGTACATCAAGTTGGAATCTTATCTTGCAGCaaatgattttttgaaatgtCCACATGAACACACTTTATTTatgaagaagaaagagaaaggtGAAATTTTAATTGTGTATGTTTATGTAGATGATCTTATATATACCGGTAATGATATGTCGATGTTTCAAGAGTTCAAAACTATGATGATGAAAGAATTTGCAATGACTGACTTAGGCAAGATGAGATATTTTTTGGGCATTGAAGTTTTGCAAGGTTGCAATGGTATCTTCGTTGGGCAAAAGAAATATATTAAGGATATGTTAAACAAATTTAAGATGTCTGATTGTAATCCCGTAAAGAGTCCTATAGTTCCATGAAGCAAGTTACTAAAAGAAGACAAAGGAGTGAAGGTTGATACGACTCTATTTAAACAACTTGTGGGAAGTCTTATGTACCTCACAGCTACAAGACCGGATATTGCATATTCTGTAAGTTTGATAAGTTGCTTTATGGAAGAGCCAAATGAGAGTCATTACTTGGCAGCAAAGCGAATTTTGAGATATCTACAAGGCACCCAAAATCTGGGAATTTTCTATAAGGCTGGAGAAAATGAAGAATTAATTGCTTATACCGAAAGTGATTATGCAGGAGACCTTGATGACAGGAAGAACACTTCGGGCTATGCTTTCTTGCTGGGAGGAGGTGTTATTTCTTGGGTGTCGAAGAAGCAGCCGGTTGTTAGCTTATCCACAACAGAAGAAGTAGAGTTTATAGCAGCCGCGTTATGTGCTTGTCAATGTGTTTGGCTGAGAAGAATTTTGGAACATCTAAGTCATTGTCAAGAAGGAGCTACTGTGGTGTTTTGTGACAATGTCTCAACAATTAAATTATCCAAAAATCCAGTTTTGCATGGAAGAAGTAAATATATTGATGTTCAGTTTCATTTTTTGAGAAATTTATGTAATGATGGTGTTATTGAGCACTATTGCAATACAAGAGATCAGTTAGCAGACATCATGACAAAGCCACTTAAAGTTGAAGAATTCCAACCTATGTTAAGTGCTCTAGGAATGCTTGATGAGTATGAGATAAACTGTTGCAAGGAGCATACAGTTTAAGGAAGGAATTGTTGAATAAATAAGTTTGATTTTTAGAATTATTTCTATTGTTTGTTTTTTAATTAATTGTTTGTTGCTTTCAATTCCTATTTTCTCTCACATTTAGGATATGTTGTTACTGTGTGAGGTAGTTTCCTATTTTCTAAGTAGTAAGTTGTATTGCTAAGTCTTGCACACACTGAAGATATGTTGTTAGTGTGTGAAGTAGTTTCCTATTTTTTAGGTAGTCACTAAGTCTATAAACTTGATCCTTTGAGTTTCTAATCAAAAATCCAGAATAGAACCATTTTTCTGTGTTATCGGTGCCTTGCAATTTCCACTTGTTTGAAAATAGAAGTAACACACTGAGTCAAGAGACCAAATTAAATCCATGTCAATTTTTTTTTGTAGATGTGAGCATTATGATTACTCACCGTGCAGTGCCTTACGACTGAAAATTGTTAGAAAACATTTTCGATTTTGAAGTATTGTTCTGATACATATACAATTATAGTATCGGAAGATTTGTAACAATATCGAATTACATAAACATGCGAATACCCCTTATCCAAATTCATAAGAGTAATGTATCGCAAACATACCCTGTCGAAAAATTGGCCGATACTGCTTCATACAGTAACACACTGATATCAATTTAGCAAATGAAGAGTGTTTTATTTTCAAGATAAGAGACAAATTGTTGTAAATTATTTTCTGCTCAGCATCACTTATTGACTCCAATCATTTCATGCACGTTCATAAAATTGTTGTATTTTATTTTCGACTCGGCATCAATTATGGCCTGCTCAGCATCACTTATTAACCAATTATGGTAAATTACTTACCATTCAGCATGTTCATTCATTACTAGCCAACTTCAACATGTATATATGCATTAACACTAATGCATCTCTATACATTACTACATTAACACCACATGTATATATCATATCTTACACACTGCATATACGAATATTAACAATATTTGTTTTCATGTAGAAGAACAACTTCGGATTTTTACAGAAATTATGCAAGCTGCGACACAACCTCAAGGAGAAGTTTTTTTATATGGTTACGGCAGTACTGGTAAGACTTTCATGTGGAACACGTTATCGACTGCAATGCATTCTAAACGTGAGATTATGTTGAATGTAGCAACAAGCGGAATTTCAAGTTTATTATTATCAGGCGGTAGAACAACATATTCAAAATTCAAGATCCTTGTTCTTTGTTTGGAATCTTCCATTTGTAAGATTGAGAAAAAATCAGACCTTGCAGGACTTCTGAAACTAACAAAACTAATTATCTGGGGACTAGGCTCCAATGGCAATTAAATTTTGTTTTGAGGCATAAGTCTTTAAAAGATATTATGAATGATGACAGAGTTGAATGTAAGAAATATTTGACGATAAGGCTGTCATTTTTGTTGGTGATTTCAGATAGATTTTTCCAGTTGTCCCAAAGGGTACTCGGTCTGATATTATTCATGCAACACTCAATGTTTCATATATTTGAGATCATTTCAAGGTTCTAACTCTAACAAAAAATATGAGGTTACAAAGTGGCACAAATTCAAAAGAGTTTCGTCAATTCTCTGaatgaattttgcaagttggtGATTGAAAAGTCTCTGAACCCAATGATGGATATGTTGAATTAAGTATTCTTGCTAATAAAAAACtttgtagatattttcaatatttgttcTACCTTCACAAAATATGAATAATTGTGATTATGATTTTCCAGGCCTTTGATGTATTGCTTGACCTAGCTCCCACTGAGACATCCAGTAATGATAGAAATTCAAAGGTTATGGCATGTCACCCACTTCCCACATAATCCAATTATTGCTTTTGGGATATGAAACTTACATATGTATTTTGTAAGATGTTTGATTGAATTGATCTCAGTACATTACACTATCTAGTTTGTCATCATTTTTGGTTGTAAAACAATTACAAGGAATCTATTTTTACACCATATTTTTGCGCTTCATTCATACGCCATTCATACACCTTCCGCTTCATTCATACGCCATACACTGTTagtgttttttttaaataatataatatatgTAAAACAAATTATTGTTTTTAATATAATTTTCTTAACATAAAGTTTattattaaccaattttattattgcattaattataaaaatatattttattaataaCTTATTTTACTTATAATTTATTAACTAAGTTACTAATTTATTAATCAATAAAATACACAATATTAACCGAGTGCTGAcattaaattataaaatatagATGAATtattatatttgatattttttaatgTCAGAATTTGGTTAATATTGTGTAATTTATTGATCAATAAATTAATAAATTTCGTTAATAAATTATAAGTAAAATAAATGGTTaataacatatatatatatatacgtGTGGTTAATGTAataataaaattggttaataacaaactttatatttatattataaaaatatttctttttttaaatattttttataaatattattattttatttaaaaaaaataaaaaataccGTTCACCGTAAAAATACGATGAATTGTGCGTGGTGTAAGTATTGATGTATGAAAATGGTGTAAGAATATCATTTCTCAAACCATTATTCTTCTACTGACCATAACTTATATGTATTGTTTTTGTTTCAAAATTATCTTTATGCATTTATTCTAAATAGTCAATAACTAAACTAAATCTTACGAAATAAAAATGGTAGAGAATGTTTGAACAGTTATGAGACTTTCAAATTAAATCTACCTTTTTgtatctatctatctatatatatatatatatatatatatatatatatatatatatatatatatatatatatatatatatatatatatattcagcTACTAAACTATCCGTGTGGATACTATTGTTATAAAAATTGCATaggtttatgactttgtaaacaAAAGATAGTAAGTTGGAATGGTCATGCCGAGTCTTTGAACATGTCACTATGACCTGGGAGTAAGGCATACGGAAGACTTGAAACTTTATGTAGTCGCATCAATCTCTATCTAGTTTCACACGATAGTATCCCCTTGACCTCccttcattgtgatccattgTCTAATCTACACTGAAGCAATATTTATGATGGTCAACATTGTGACCGcatgtgtgttagctttgacAACTTCCTCcttaatgaatttcattgaagtGTCATTGAATAACTACCCTGACTGTAACAGGGAACTCCATTTTAAACGTTTGATCTCAAATAATGACCTTaacctaaaataggttgctcTCACCAAAGCGGTTGTCGGTGGGTTTTgaatgcctttgaagacagagttcattgattccacgagatttattgtcatgtggccccaccaTTGACCATTATCGTATGTCCTGatccacttctccaatggaatattgttGATCCACCTTACTACATTTGTATTTGTCATTTGATGTCTTCCGGGTAGTGTTTGAAGGAATGTTTTGTTAATGCATACCATGCATTCACAACCTTTTTCCGCAGCGtcttgtctttgatctcccgAATGAAATTTTGAGCGATGTGCCTAATGTAGTATACATGTGTTGAAGAAGGATCCTGTCAGCCGTTATCAAGGTTTTCATAGGCACTCTCAATTGATGAATGTCTGTCTAAAATCAAGCATAGGTTAGGCTGAAGAGCAGCGTGTAATCAGAGATTTTTTAAGAAAAAACTCCATCCACCAGCAGTCCCCCCTTCAACCAAAGCAAAGGAGATTAGAAAAATATTGTTGTTtccatcttgtgccactgccatgagtagcgttcctttatatttctcgtacaaccatgttccatcaatttgtataatagaTTTACACaaagcaaaacctttgatgcatggttcATACACCCAAAAGAGTCAGTGGAATATGTCATTTCCACTAACACAAGATCCGTCTGGGGTATATGTCGGCAAGGTCTCTAAAATGGAAACAATCCCTGGAGCATAATGCTTAAATGCCATGAAGTATTGTGGAAGTTCTTTGCATGAATCCTCTTAACTTCCGAACACTCGTTCAACCGCCTTAGTCCTAGCTATCCATGCATTCCTGTACGATGGAGTATAATTGTATTGTGTAACgatatgcgagattattgtactcaccttcAATAACGAATTACAAATTTATCCTTGCTTTTATAGAAAGATGGAGacccgagacacacacatttcaccttccgtTTGGTGAATGCACTGTCAcactagaggacgtgtacatgttgttggaTCTACCTATCTaaggtaaggctgttaatggtagagttaaccaagataaTGCAATATGCGAAGAATTATTGGATGCCCCTTTGCGTGAAGACACAGATAGAGGTTAAGGTATTAATCTAAAATATCCTTAAAAATACTATTCAAGTATAACATTAATCGAAGATTCGTCTGAGTATGAAAAAATACTTAAAGTTTTGTGTTATATTGTGATtctatttggtaatttttgaTTTCTTGAAACTACTAGTcatacggtaaatattatgtatttgtcATTGTTaagaaacataaataaaataGGAACATATAGTTGGAGTTCAGTTGTTTTGTCTCATCTATATAGTTCTTTGTGTAAAAATTCACAAAAGGATACTTGTTCATTTTATTATTGTGCCTTTTTGCAACAATCATGGGGTTGGTTGAGAATGTCGTCACGCACCCCATTCAACAAGAAGCCATTCACATTCCCCTTCGCAACAATGTAACTTTATTTTATTTCTTCGAATTGTTTACTTTCTATTACAACTAATTGTAAAAAATTTATTTTCAGTCTTTTTGGTTTAGGTGGTATGTTTTGGGGATGAACTATAATAGATGTCACAAACACGCAATAACTGTCTATTGCAATCTTATAGACCACCTTGGACCAAACGATGTATCACAACTAACCAACTCTAAATTTGATTTTAATATTACCAAATTACAAATCTTCTAATCATGTATTTTTCTTATACAGTTTATCTAGAGACCGTATTTGGGTCTCGACCATGAGGTTAACCTCGACGATGCTACAATTTGGACAACAAAAACATCAATCATCAGGTTCACTATtatggagatgcaccagagtgaccgtgtcaaactgcagttcagcatgcaacaacaaattctAGACCCTCTAACATGTTTGAGAGACTGACATCAACTAAGATTTGATGCCCAATGGGGTTATTCCGATTGGAAAGAGTTCACtaaagagatgtgtcgtcaatggaggaatcgacaTCGACACATCTTAACAAACCCATCTtacatggtgctagaccaactcaaaATTATATGAATTGGTATAGGTCAGTTACAACGACACAGTTTGTGTTTGAGCCGAGGTATTTGATCGATCCATGCCAACGAGCTTTGTTatcatacgcccaacaacaaCCCCCCCCCCAACAACCAACCCAACATCATTACCAAACCCAACAATAATGTCAATCCACCCAAACCCAATGACCAACCTCACAACGTCACTATACCAGATGCACCTAACCACCAAACACCCAATCCCATAGCCAATTCATgccacaaacacaaacacaaaaacaataGCATGACCCAAACCACCAACAACCATATGCAACCATCATATCTTATTATAGCCCTGATGATTCATACACTTCCACCTCATCCTACCATAGCCCCCACCAATGTTCACTATCACATCACCAAAGCACCCAGCCACCACATGATTTTATGACACCACAAGAACCATTGCTTCATTTTCAAAATGATTCAATGTCTCAATTCAACCAACCAGTTCGTCCACACGTAACCTAACCACCACGACCCAACTACGAGAACTTAGGTGCCAAACTCAACTATGATACACTCTGTTCCTGGGGAGAAATGGTTGAAAATTTGTAACATATGCCAGGACCCTTGCACCAACCACATTTTCCTCAGGCCAATACTAGGAGACCCCAAACACCTTAGGAAAATCATGGGAGACCTCGAAGGCAAGCGAATGCGCCAGGATATGGAACCGAGGGGCGTTACGATCGAGCGAATCATTAATTTTCTATTCAAACACTATGTAATTCAATTTTAtgaaataatatttttaattttctattttattcCAAATTTCTTTATTGTTAAAATACttttaaaaatttatttaaaaaaaactaaaCAATGCAGTAGCCATTGCTTGTGGTGCATGCTCCTAGAGGATACATGCATGCGCCACTTGCAGTGGCATCATCTACATGTTGTTGCCAAAGGGTATGACGCCTATATACAAAATTTTAATGCATGCGCCACTCATAATGACTACTCCTCTTGCCAACAATCTTTTTCTATTTGAAACATGGTTAGTTTGGTAAATTATTTGaaatattatttattttagaATATAATTTCAAAATGTTGGTAACTTTAAACAAAAATTCTTATCTAGAAAAACaacaataaaaatatattttctaATGAGTTTTCACCTTATCAATATAGGCAAACcactttttaattttttttaaatggCTACCATTTCCTCCAGTTAAACTGACAACCGTTAGAAAAAATCTTCCGGCGACATGCCTTCGATTCTAAAAAGCTACACTTATAGATTGTGATGGAAACCGATAAGTAAAGTAATACCTATTCTCCTAGTTGAGCCACCCAACCGCTAGGTACTCCTTACCGATAGGAAAAGTATTACACTTGGCAcctttaatttttttaattaaaatttggACACTCTATTATATCGATTTTGATGAAAATCGATAGGTAAAATAATACCTATTCTCCTAGTTGAGCCACCCAACCGCTAGGAACTccttttaaaattttatttataattaaaattaTGGCAGCCTACTCCTTCAGTTGTGGTGATAATCAATAGTTAAAGTAATCTTTCGGTTGAACCACCCAAACAATAGGAAAACTCTTACAATAACATTTTCAAAATTGAGAAAGTTTTAACAATAAAATGCTATTTTCATCTTCTCTTTTGAAATTGAAGGAACCCTAAACCGAATCTTTATCTTCTTTATTGAAGCTTCATCTTATCCACTTAACAACTTGAAAATTGATTTATCATGTAAATGAAATTCTAAAAATGTCACTTCTTCAATAAAGAGTCTTGGAACTTCATCTCTTTCATAAACGTGTTTGAAACTTCATCTTCTCCTCTCAAACTCCATTAACTCCATTGAAGATCACTCGAACGTAACTTGAAACAAAGAAAACACAATGAAACTCgaacaaagcaaagaaacaaaacaaaattCGAAATCAAGCTTCCTTCACCATTGTCGTTGTATTCTTCATCACATTTTCGAAACCATGCATGTAACTTAGAAATGTTAGTTGTTGTTGTAAAAGATTTAATATTGTTATTATTGTAAAAGGTTtaatgttgttattgttgttgttgataatgaATGTTCAACGACTCTATGGATTTTATTGCTGTTGTGGTGCTAAGTAAAAGGTTTAATGTAATTATGCATGTAACCTAGCAGTTGTAAATGCATTTTCACCCAAAGAAAATTGAGCTTGACTAGCGAAAATGCTTTTTGGAAGATTCTCATCGGTTACACATCATGACCAATGTGAAAAGTAATCTCATACCCCTTATTCCTTCGATTGAAAGTCTACCCTAATTGAAAAGTGTCACATATTCCCTCAGTTACATCATTGGTTGAAGTGAAAAGTGAGGCCTATAATCTCGGTTAATAGCATGACCGGTGTGAAAACCATGTTCCCAACCCCTTATCTTTTTAGTTACCATACTAATTGAGGTGATAAATGGGTTTTTACTATGTCCAATGGTCAAATGTGAAAAGTGTTGCACTTTCCATAAAGTTGTATGTTACCTCAGAAGTCCAATCAATGTAAGAACCATTTTCCAACAAATGTCCTTTTATGTGGTAGTGTAGTTTAAATTGCATTGAATGACATC containing:
- the LOC127082564 gene encoding secreted RxLR effector protein 161-like; amino-acid sequence: MYLTATRPDIAYSVSLISCFMEEPNESHYLAAKRILRYLQGTQNLGIFYKAGENEELIAYTESDYAGDLDDRKNTSGYAFLLGGGVISWVSKKQPVVSLSTTEEVEFIAAALCACQCVWLRRILEHLSHCQEGATVVFCDNVSTIKLSKNPVLHGRSKYIDVQFHFLRNLCNDGVIEHYCNTRDQLADIMTKPLKVEEFQPMLSALGMLDEYEINCCKEHTV